A genomic stretch from Psychrilyobacter piezotolerans includes:
- a CDS encoding SpoIIE family protein phosphatase — MEYVLIVFIAGVLSLILLKKLERKSIDEMHTLIEKIGKREDYSEIMDELKESYEETVKTIRFQEAQLNNSVKELKEFKEELNATYDSLLKKSAQLEYSNEELEKKVANLSNINAVARTVLSTLELDKIIGVILDAYFVLTGVKKIAIYLWKNGELELKQTKGKFINTGNVNFSLEELAKYNRRDYKNVYAQISKSIEATEDESIVISDLVVKGKELGVIYIVEDKDKLSYSDEATISALAIQVAIAINNALIYSELIIKERLDNELEVASNIQKKLLPQSLGDINGVEIAQYFNPAKEVGGDYYDYSLSGENKLWITIGDVSGKGVPAAFLMALIRSVLKTLEYKDSYPLEVLTDLNDIIYPDISEDMFVTIFHSQYDFLTKTLYYSNAGHNPLILYRAGTGEVLEENVKGVAIGFLEFYEYKMGKIKLEKGDVLLYYTDGLTEAENPKKELYGTERLKEVIEKNYDLSAEGIKAELLTSLNDFVEEKEQIDDMTFVILKIEL, encoded by the coding sequence ATGGAATATGTTTTAATTGTTTTTATAGCGGGAGTGTTATCACTGATCCTGCTGAAAAAACTTGAAAGAAAAAGTATAGATGAGATGCACACCCTCATAGAAAAAATAGGTAAGAGGGAAGATTATTCGGAAATAATGGATGAGCTCAAGGAATCCTATGAAGAAACGGTAAAAACCATAAGGTTTCAAGAGGCACAATTAAATAACTCGGTTAAGGAGCTGAAGGAATTTAAGGAAGAACTGAACGCTACCTATGATTCCCTCTTAAAAAAATCAGCCCAGCTGGAATATTCCAATGAGGAACTGGAAAAAAAAGTAGCTAATTTGTCCAATATAAATGCAGTGGCAAGAACTGTCCTGTCAACCCTGGAATTAGATAAGATAATAGGAGTTATCCTGGATGCCTACTTTGTTCTGACAGGGGTAAAAAAAATAGCTATATACCTGTGGAAAAACGGGGAGTTAGAGCTGAAACAGACTAAAGGTAAGTTTATAAATACAGGGAATGTAAATTTTTCATTGGAAGAGTTAGCTAAATATAATAGACGTGATTATAAAAACGTATATGCCCAGATATCTAAATCTATAGAAGCTACAGAGGATGAAAGTATAGTTATTTCCGATCTGGTGGTAAAGGGTAAGGAACTGGGAGTAATCTATATAGTTGAAGATAAAGATAAATTAAGCTATAGTGATGAAGCTACAATTTCAGCTCTGGCTATCCAGGTAGCTATCGCTATAAATAATGCGTTAATATATTCAGAACTGATAATAAAGGAACGTCTGGACAATGAATTGGAAGTTGCCTCAAATATTCAGAAAAAATTATTACCCCAGTCATTGGGGGATATAAATGGTGTGGAGATAGCCCAGTATTTTAATCCGGCCAAGGAAGTGGGGGGAGATTATTACGATTATTCCCTTTCAGGGGAGAATAAACTCTGGATAACTATAGGAGATGTAAGCGGGAAAGGAGTTCCTGCTGCATTTTTGATGGCCTTAATAAGGTCTGTGCTGAAAACATTGGAATATAAAGATTCGTACCCGCTTGAAGTTTTAACAGATTTAAACGATATTATCTATCCGGATATAAGTGAAGATATGTTTGTAACTATCTTTCACAGCCAGTATGATTTCTTAACTAAGACACTTTATTACTCCAATGCAGGGCACAACCCCCTTATCTTGTATAGAGCCGGAACGGGAGAGGTTTTAGAGGAAAATGTCAAAGGGGTAGCAATAGGATTTTTGGAATTTTATGAATATAAGATGGGGAAGATAAAGTTAGAGAAGGGAGATGTTCTTTTATATTATACCGATGGACTGACAGAGGCTGAAAATCCAAAGAAAGAACTCTATGGAACCGAAAGACTGAAAGAAGTTATCGAAAAGAATTATGATCTCAGTGCCGAAGGAATAAAGGCTGAACTACTGACTTCCCTCAATGATTTTGTGGAAGAAAAAGAACAAATAGATGATATGACATTCGTAATTTTAAAAATCGAATTATAA